Below is a genomic region from Longimicrobium sp..
GAAGTGGACGGAGGACCGGCAGGAGAACTTCTACGCCACCACCCAGGAGCGCGGGCAGGTGCACGACGCGGAGATGGCGGTGGACGCCGAGGGCCGCATCCTGGGCGTGCGTGACCGCTTCCTGCACGACTGCGGCGCCTTCGACCCGTACGGCCTGACCGTTCCCATCAACAGCCAGTGCACGCTGCTGGGCCCGTACGACGTGCCCAGCTACGACGCCGAGTTCAGCGCCGTCTTCACCAACCGGACGACGGTGACGCCGGTGCGCGGCGCGGGGCGGCAGCACGGCGTGTTCGTGATGGAGCGCCTGCTGGACCTCGCCGCGCGCGAGACCGGGATCGACGCGGCCGAGATCCGGCGCCGCAACTACCTGGTGCAGGACGACTTCCCGCACGACCACAAGATCCTCTTCCAGGACTTCCAGCCCCTGGTCTACGACAGCGGCAACTACCGCCCCGCGCTGGAGACGGCGCTGGAGATGATCGGCTGGGATGGGTGGGCGGAGGAGAAGGCCCGCGCAGCGGCGGAAGGGCGGCGGCTGGGGATCGGCATCGTCAGCTACGTGGAGGGAACGGGGATCGGCCCGTACGAGGGCGCCCGCGTGACCATCGAGCCGAACGGCCGCGTGCGCGTGGCGACGGGGCTGGGGACGCAGGGGCAGGGGCACTACACCGCCTTCGCGCAGATCGTGGCCGAGGCGCTGGACGTGGGCGTGGCCGACGTGCTGGTGGTCACCGGCGACACCCGCGAGTTCAACTGGGGAACGGGCACCTTCGCCAGCCGCGGCGCGGTGGTCGCGGGCAGCGCCTGCCACGCGGCGGCGACCAAGGTCAGGGAGAAGGTGATCGAGGTGTCCGCCCGCCTGCTGAACGTCCCCGAGAGCGAGATCGAGCTGGTGGACGGGACGGCGCGGGTGCGCGGCCAGCCGGAGCGGTCGATGACGCTGGGCGAGCTGGCGCTGCGCGCGAATCCGCTGCGCGGCGGGGTGACGCCGGGAACCGAGCCGGGGCTGGAGTGCACCGCCTACTTCGGCCCGGACCGCGGATCGACGGCGAGTGGCGTGCACGCGGCCGTGGTGGAGGTCGACGCGGAGACGGCGATGGCCCGGTTCGTCCGCTATGTGGTGGTGCACGACTGCGGCAAGCTGATCAATCCCATGCTCGTCGAAGGGCAGATCCAGGGCGGCGTGGCGCACGGCATCGGCAACTGCTTCTTCGAGAAGCTGCACTACGACGAGAACGGCCAGCTGATGAACGCCTCGTTCGCCGACTACCTGCTGCCCACCTCGCTGGACGTGCCGCGCGTGGGGATGGCGCACCGCGAGACCCCCGCGCCGATGAACACGCTGGGGCTGAAGGGCGTGGGCGAGGCGGGATGCATCCCCTCGGGCGCCCTGTTCGCGCAGGCGGTGGAGGACGCGCTGAGCGACTGGGAGATCGAGATCACCGAGATCCCCCTGAGCCCCAACCAGCTCTTCGAGATCCTGCGCTCGGCGCCGGTGCGCGCCGCGCGCGGCGAGACGATCCCCGCGACGATGGAGGCGGACGCATGATCGTGGACGGCGAGTTCACCTTCCGCGCCCCGCGCAACCGCGTGTGGGTGCTGCTGCAGGACCCCGACGTGCTGGTGAAGGCCATGCCCGGCGCCCAGCGCCTGATCGCCACCGGCGACGGGACGTACGAGGGGACGATCCGCATCGGCGTGGGGCCGGTGACGGCGGCGCAGTGGACGCTCAGCGTGGCCCTGCACGACCGCGAGGAGCCCGCGCGCTACCTGATGAAGGTGGACAGCAAGGGCCCGCTGGGCTTCACCCGCGGCAGCGCGACCGTGGAGCTGCTGGAGGTGGAGCAGGCGACCACCATGCGCTACCACGCGGACCTGCAGATCGGCGGGAAGGTGGCCGGGATCGGGCAGCGGCTGCTGGACCAGGTCGCCAGGCTGCTGACGCGGCAGGGGCTCGAGGCGCTCAGCCGCGAGATGGAGCTGCGCATCGGCGCCAGCATTGGTGGCGCCTCCGCCTCGTTCGGCATTTCCACCTCGACGGTGGTCGAGGCCGAGATCGTGGGCGACGGCGATGCGGCGGAGGATGCGGCGGAGGTGAACCCCGAATCGGGAGATGCCCCGCCGGCCGCCGAAACCGCGTCATCGGGAGATGAGCCGCGGTCCGCCGAGGACGACGTCGTCGCGGTGATGATGGACCTGGACGAAGCCGCGCCCGAGACGCCGCTCGCGCCGGGGATCCCCGACGAGCCGCTGACGGTGTCCGACCTGGACCAGGATCTCCCCCCGGGAACGCTCCGATGACCCGGACGATCGGACCCGGCGCGAGCCCGCAGCCTCGCGGGCCCTCTCCCTGGCTGTCCGGCGCGACTCCCGTCGCGTCGCCGGACAGCCTGTCCCTCCCCCAAAACTGCCTGGGGGAGGGACGGGGCTTTGGCGCGCCCTGCCAGATCGGGCGCACTTTCCAGGGTTCGGTGTGCCGGGTGCCAGAGGAGGCGAGCCACAGCCGGAGGCCAGTCCCGCAGGGACTTTGTGCGGTTGTTGCCGCGAATTCATTCGCCTCTTCCAGCCCGGCCCGGAGGCGCGCGTGAAGCCCGCGCCGTTCGAGTACCACCGCCCTGACACGGTGGAGGAGGCGCTGGCGCTGCTGGCGCAGCACGGGTGGGAGGCGAAGCTGCTGGCCGGCGGGCAGAGCCTGGTGCCGGCGATGAACTTCCGCCTCTCCGCGCCGGGCGTGCTCATCGACCTGAACCGCATCCTGGGGCTGGACTCCATCCGCGAGGTGGATGGCGCCCTGCGCATCGGGGCGATGGTGCGGCAGCGGGTGGCGGAGCGCAGCGAACTGATCGCCCGCGCGGCGCCGCTGGTGGCCGAGGCGCTCCCCTTCGTGGCCCACCCGCAGATCCGCAACCGCGGCACGATGGGCGGCAGCATCGCGCACGCGGACCCGGCGGCGGAGCTCCCCGCGGTGATGCTGGCGCTGGGCGCGCGCTTCCACCTGCGCGGCCCCGGCGGCATGCGCGCGCTGGCGGCGGACGAGTTCTTCACCGGCCTGTTCGCGACCGCGCTGGAGCACGACGAGATGCTGGGGGAGATCGAGATTCCCGCGCCCGCGGCGCGCCCCGGCTGGGCGTTCATGGAGATCAGCCGCCGCCACGGGGATTTCGGGCTCGCCGGCCTGGCCATGAGCGTGTCGGTGGATGAGGACGGGAAGTGCGACGCCGCCCGCATCGCGCTCCTGGGCGTGGGCGAGGGCCCGGTCCTGGCGCGCGGCGCCGCGGACGCCCTCATCGGCGCCGCGCCGGGCGACGACGCGTTCGCCGCCGCGGCCGAGGCTGCCCGCGCGGAGATCGACCCGCCCGCGGACATCCACGCGTCGTCCGACTACCGGCGGCACCTGGTGGGCGTGCTGGTGGCGCGCGCGCTGCCGGTGGCGTTCGCGCGGGCGGCTGCGGGCGGCCGAGGTTGAGGAGGCGAATGAATTCGCGGCAACAACAGCACAAAGTCCCTGCGGGACTGCGGCCGCGACATCGGCGCGTCCGCGGCATCGCGCCCTCTCCGGCCGGCTTAGGTTAGGCCGTCCACCTCTCCCGTACCGGGAGAGGTAGCTGGATGGCATCGGTGCCTGACGGCGAGGCTGGTGTGAGCCGGAGCGTGCGAGGGGCGCGGATGCTGGATGGCCACCCTCTCCCGGGCCGGGAGAGGGTCGCGCCCTCCGGCGCGGGGTGAGGGCGGCGCGGGGGACGCGGACGCGCACCCGCGTGAGGGATGCGCGCCCGGAGGGCCGGGAACGCGGCGGCCCGTCGCGCCCGAAGCCGTATCCGCACCGAAAGTTGCGGGCCGCCGCGGGCCCGGCGCGGTTGGCAACAGTCGTATCGTTGCCTACCGCGCGCGCAGCCCGTTTTGGCGCCTGAGCGCCAAACACGCCCAGATCCTGCGGTTGAAGTTGAAGTCGAAGTTCAGGACGGAAGTCCAGCACTCATCACCCCTGTCCATCCGGAGCACGATGAAGGTCTACGATCTGTCGCAGCCGCTGAACGAGCAGGCGCCGTTCTGGCCCTACTACCCGCCGTTCGAGGTGAAGTACATCAAGCGCAAGGCCGAGCACGGCGTGAACGCGCAGTACATCCAGACGTCCAACCACATGGGCACGCACCTGGACGCGCCGCGCCACTTCGTGACCGGCGGGATGACCATCGACCAGATCCCCATGGAGTGGCTCTGCGGCCCCGGCGTGATCGTGGACCTGACCGGCGAGATGGACGAGCTGGCCCTGTACACGCCGAAGATGATCGAGGACCGCGTGGAGGTGCGCAACGGCGACCTGCTGATCCTGCACACCGGCTGGCACCGCTTCGCGCAGTGGGGAAGCACGCCCGACGAGGAGAAGTACATCCACATGCATCCCGGCGCGCACCCCGACATGGTGCCGTGGCTGCTGGAGAAGCAGATCCACATCTGGGGCGTGGACGTGGTCAGCACCGACCACCCGATGGACCTGCCCATCGGCCGCTTCCTGGGCAAGGGGATGCACGGCCACTGCGACCGCGTCCGCGCCGCGGCAGAGGCCAAGTTCGGCGGCGCCGAGGCCGTGGCGAAGCTGTTCCCCGACGAGGACTACCAGCTCACGCACAACCGGCTGTTCGGGCACAACTGCATGCACATCGAGAACCTGGGCGGCGACATCAGCGCCCCGGAGCTGCAGAACCGGCGGCTCGTGATCGGCTGCTTCCCCTGGAAGTTCCAGGGCGGCGAGGCGGCGTTCGCGCGCGTGGTGGCGTTCGACGGGGAGTGGCCGGCGAACCCGTAATGCGATGGTGAGTGGCGGACGCGGCCGGGGTTCTGCTGCGTTCGCCACGGGTATCCTGAAGCTAACTCAAGATTTTGAGCTCACTCCCAGTATTTGTGACCCTATGAGCGATACCTCTCCCCTCTTTGTGAGCGCCAGTGAATTACTTGCTCACGCCATAGAACTATACACAGATGGTAAGGACCGCAAAAATAAATTCGTGATTCTTCACTTGGCGAATGCGATAGAGCTAATCCTCAAAGACCGCGTGATCGACACGGGAGCTAGTATTTACAAAGGCCAGAGTACCGTAACAATCACCATTTGGGATGCATTTTCGACTCTGGAAAAAGCCGATGTATTTATCCCCGAGCGTCCTATCATTGAACTCCTCGTCGATGATCGCAACACGATTCAACATCGCTTTGGCTTTCCGAATGCAGATGCGGTGTTTTATTACCTGAACGAGGTTCTGAAGTTCTTCCGCAGGTTCCTAAGGACCGAATACGACGTTGATATTGTCGAATTGCTGCGGCTTTATATCAGCGAAGAGGCCATGGAGACCGTGGGATTAATCCGACGAACGGACGAAGTGGTTTCTCTCGACAAACTTTTCGATATCGCTCCTGAATCAGCAGTAATGCAGGCCTTTAGCCTTATTGAGCGGAAAACTTTGGAGAGTCTTGTACCTGACGCTGAGTTACGCCGAAGGTCAGTACGCCTCTGGAGCTCTCGTGAGCTAAGGAGAATTGTGCATGACTTAGTGCAGGGTAAATTCCTGGCACCGGAATCCGAGGTGAGATTCGACCGCCTCCGCGAGTTGCGGAACCGGGCAGCCCACATGGCCCACTTCGATGAGGTAATGTCTCCGGCAGAGTGGCAGGAAGGATTGCTTGCCGGCAAAGAGATTCTTGTGGCGCTCGATAAGGCCATAGAAGCAGGGTTCTTTGCTAACCGGAGCGAGGAAATGATGGCGCTGCTACAGAAGCACAATCATCGACTCGTGGTCGACGATGGCGGAACTCCACCCGCGCCTGTGGCATCGGAACCATCTTAAGGCATCGGGCGGCGTCTCTCCTAACCGGAATTGGTAACCTTGTCCGATGATCCATTCTCCGACGTTGCGGAGTTCGACGACGACGCGGCTTACGATTGGTGGCGCAGCGCGCACCCGGACGGGTTCGTGCTGGCCGTGCGCGCCCGCAAGCCGCCGATGCTGCACCGCGCCGGGTGCCGGGAGATCGATCGCGGCGAGCATCCCGGGCGGCTGAAGGCCAAGGGAAGCCGCCAGGTCTGCGCGGAGATGAAGTCGGCGCTGCGTGCCTGGGCCGCGCGCGAGTTGGAAACGCAGGGATTGATCGAGCGCTGCCCCAAGTGCGGACCCTGAAAATGGAGGGAGGATCTCAATGATGCTCATGAAGAGGATGATACTCGCGCTGGCGTACGTCGCTTGCGCGTGCGGGGCGGCGCGGCCGGTCCGCGCGCAGGCGCCCGCGGACACGGCCGCGCTCGCGCGTGCGACGGCGACGCTGCTCGCCGACTCGGTGCTGGCCCGTAGCGACGACGTCATGATCTGGCAGTTCACCGACGATACGTTCAACTCCGCCGTCGCCGAGAATCTCCGCGACACGCCGCAGATCGGCCGTCCCGCCGCCGATCCCACGCACGCGGTGCACATCGGCATCGAGGCTATGACCATGGACGCGGACTCCGCGCGCGTGCGCGTGAAGACGTGGCAGCAGTACGCAGATTCCGGGTCGCTGGACACCTGGATCGAGCGGCACATCTACGTCTTCCAGCACACGGACGGGGGATGGCGGTACCTCCGCACGGTTTTCCTCGGCCACGCCGATGCCGGGCCGGTGCGCGGCCGGCGGTGACCCGCCCGGCCTTCGCCTGAAGCCACCCCAAAGCAATTGGTGGGCATTTTCGACGAGGTGAACCGGATCTCCGCCGCGGAACAGGCAGTTCCGCGTGATGACGCCGGGCGGGCGGCCGGCTGAAGCGCGCGCCGCCCGATGCGGAGCCGGGCCCCCGCGGAATCCTCCGCCGCTCCACGCACATCCGGAGACGCGATGAAGGCGTACGTCATCACCACCGGCGTGGTGTTCGGGCTGCTCACGGTCGCGCACCTGCTGCGCATCGCCGGCGAGAACCCGCGGCTCGCAGCGGACCCGTTCTACGTCGCCATCACCCTGGCCTCCGCGGCGCTGTGTGTGTGGGCGATGTGGGTGCTGCGGCGCGCGGGTGCCGGCGCCGCGGAATCATCCCGCCAGCCCTGACCCCGACGTGACCCTACCGACGGACGAGCCGGCCGATCCGTCGCACCCGGAGCGCGCCGCCGAGCGCCACCTGGCCGCGCTGGCGGACGAGGGGCGCGCGCGGCAGGCGGCGGCGCTCGCGGAGGAGAAGGCCGAGGCGCGCCGCATCGAGCGGCGGGAGCGGCGCGAGGTGGAGCGGCTGGGGCGCGCCAACATCCGCAACGCGCTGCTGGATTCGCCGCGCCGGTCTGCGCCGCCGCTGCTGACGATCGCCAGCGCCGCGGTGGTTGCGGGGACGGGGCTGCTCCTGTTCGCCGGGGAGCGCGGCTCGCTGCCGGGGCTCGCGCTGATCCTGCTGGTGGTCGCCGGCTACTTCCCCGCGCGGTGGATCGTGGGGAGGCGGCAGGTGCGCGCGGAGGCCGCGTGGCTGCGCGCGCTTCCCTTCCCCGTGCGCGGCTACTTCCGCGTGCTGGGCGGTACCCCGGCCGGGGAGCGCCAGGTGCGGCTGCGCATCCGCTTCCGCGGCGCGGCGCCGGAGCGCCAGGTGCTGGAAGGGCTCCTCGGCCGCGTCCACATCCCCGCCACGGCGCGGCTCACCGGCGGCTCCGGACACACCTGGCGCGCGGAGAGCGGCCCCATCCGCACCGTCATCGTCGACGACGTGGACCCCACGAACCTGTCGGCGCTGAGCTGGATGCGGACCGTGA
It encodes:
- a CDS encoding carbon monoxide dehydrogenase subunit G; this translates as MIVDGEFTFRAPRNRVWVLLQDPDVLVKAMPGAQRLIATGDGTYEGTIRIGVGPVTAAQWTLSVALHDREEPARYLMKVDSKGPLGFTRGSATVELLEVEQATTMRYHADLQIGGKVAGIGQRLLDQVARLLTRQGLEALSREMELRIGASIGGASASFGISTSTVVEAEIVGDGDAAEDAAEVNPESGDAPPAAETASSGDEPRSAEDDVVAVMMDLDEAAPETPLAPGIPDEPLTVSDLDQDLPPGTLR
- a CDS encoding xanthine dehydrogenase family protein subunit M, giving the protein MKPAPFEYHRPDTVEEALALLAQHGWEAKLLAGGQSLVPAMNFRLSAPGVLIDLNRILGLDSIREVDGALRIGAMVRQRVAERSELIARAAPLVAEALPFVAHPQIRNRGTMGGSIAHADPAAELPAVMLALGARFHLRGPGGMRALAADEFFTGLFATALEHDEMLGEIEIPAPAARPGWAFMEISRRHGDFGLAGLAMSVSVDEDGKCDAARIALLGVGEGPVLARGAADALIGAAPGDDAFAAAAEAARAEIDPPADIHASSDYRRHLVGVLVARALPVAFARAAAGGRG
- a CDS encoding xanthine dehydrogenase family protein molybdopterin-binding subunit; its protein translation is MSHRYVGQSIVRNEDARLLTGHALFVDDVRLEGMLHVAFLRSDYAHAVLNSVDVSAARERPGVVAVYTAGDLGDYWKPGPLLVPPPPIEGIVFNQATQVPLAKDRVRHAGEPIAMIVAESRYIAEDALADIFVDAEPLEVVGDLERALDPDAPIIHPQLGTNLAAHVRQRHGDYDEARRSAAVVVARRFHYDRGASAAIENRAVAARWDEQAQEMTIWDTTQAPIPIRNGLAAMLGLMQSQVRVVAPFVGGGFGPKIMMFYPEEVLVPWAAMRLGRPVKWTEDRQENFYATTQERGQVHDAEMAVDAEGRILGVRDRFLHDCGAFDPYGLTVPINSQCTLLGPYDVPSYDAEFSAVFTNRTTVTPVRGAGRQHGVFVMERLLDLAARETGIDAAEIRRRNYLVQDDFPHDHKILFQDFQPLVYDSGNYRPALETALEMIGWDGWAEEKARAAAEGRRLGIGIVSYVEGTGIGPYEGARVTIEPNGRVRVATGLGTQGQGHYTAFAQIVAEALDVGVADVLVVTGDTREFNWGTGTFASRGAVVAGSACHAAATKVREKVIEVSARLLNVPESEIELVDGTARVRGQPERSMTLGELALRANPLRGGVTPGTEPGLECTAYFGPDRGSTASGVHAAVVEVDAETAMARFVRYVVVHDCGKLINPMLVEGQIQGGVAHGIGNCFFEKLHYDENGQLMNASFADYLLPTSLDVPRVGMAHRETPAPMNTLGLKGVGEAGCIPSGALFAQAVEDALSDWEIEITEIPLSPNQLFEILRSAPVRAARGETIPATMEADA
- a CDS encoding cyclase family protein translates to MKVYDLSQPLNEQAPFWPYYPPFEVKYIKRKAEHGVNAQYIQTSNHMGTHLDAPRHFVTGGMTIDQIPMEWLCGPGVIVDLTGEMDELALYTPKMIEDRVEVRNGDLLILHTGWHRFAQWGSTPDEEKYIHMHPGAHPDMVPWLLEKQIHIWGVDVVSTDHPMDLPIGRFLGKGMHGHCDRVRAAAEAKFGGAEAVAKLFPDEDYQLTHNRLFGHNCMHIENLGGDISAPELQNRRLVIGCFPWKFQGGEAAFARVVAFDGEWPANP